From the Streptomyces nigrescens genome, one window contains:
- a CDS encoding clavaminate synthase family protein: MTVTLDTGAAARIASLTPDESVAAEQTARRVMSAGAALVDSADWVDAARTGWSELPLGLRRPLHEFRRDSGRSGVLLLRGLPVDEAALPDTPSGAGSVQRAGSVSAAVLTMVACGLGDPAAFRPEKTGALVQDVVPVPGKEEFQGNAGSVLLTFHNENAFHPHRPDFVMLLCLRSDHEKVAALRTAGIRGAMPLLSEETRAALSAPEFITAPPPSFGASDGGTEPHPVIFGAPEDPDLRIDFAATKPVTDRARRAMDELGDAFERTGQSTVLAPGDLAIVDNRVTTHGRSAFQPRYDGRDRWLQRTFVLTDLRRSRGSRSGDGYVLD, encoded by the coding sequence ATGACCGTGACACTCGATACCGGGGCCGCGGCGCGGATCGCGTCGCTGACCCCGGACGAATCCGTGGCGGCGGAGCAGACCGCCCGCCGGGTGATGTCCGCCGGTGCCGCCCTGGTGGACAGCGCCGACTGGGTCGATGCCGCGCGCACCGGCTGGTCGGAGCTGCCGCTCGGGCTGCGCCGGCCGCTGCACGAGTTCCGCCGCGACTCCGGGCGCAGCGGAGTGCTGCTGCTGCGCGGCCTTCCGGTGGACGAGGCCGCGCTGCCCGACACCCCGTCCGGTGCCGGTTCCGTGCAGCGTGCGGGCTCGGTCTCCGCCGCGGTGCTGACGATGGTGGCCTGCGGTCTCGGCGACCCGGCCGCCTTCCGGCCGGAGAAGACCGGCGCCCTGGTCCAGGACGTGGTGCCGGTGCCGGGGAAGGAGGAGTTCCAGGGGAACGCGGGCTCGGTCCTGCTGACCTTCCACAACGAGAACGCCTTCCATCCGCACCGCCCCGACTTCGTCATGCTGCTGTGCCTGCGCTCCGACCACGAGAAGGTCGCCGCGCTGCGCACCGCCGGTATCCGCGGGGCGATGCCGCTGCTGAGCGAGGAGACCCGGGCGGCACTGTCCGCACCGGAGTTCATCACCGCTCCCCCACCGTCCTTCGGCGCGTCCGACGGCGGCACCGAGCCGCACCCGGTGATCTTCGGGGCGCCCGAGGACCCGGATCTGCGGATCGACTTCGCGGCCACCAAGCCGGTCACCGACCGCGCCCGCCGGGCGATGGACGAGCTCGGGGACGCCTTCGAGCGGACCGGCCAGAGCACGGTGCTGGCCCCCGGCGATCTGGCGATCGTCGACAACCGGGTCACCACCCACGGGCGCAGCGCCTTCCAGCCGCGCTACGACGGCCGCGACCGCTGGCTCCAGCGCACCTTCGTCCTCACCGATCTGCGCCGCTCCCGCGGATCCCGGTCCGGAGACGGTTACGTCCTTGACTGA
- a CDS encoding ATP-binding cassette domain-containing protein has product MTPAIRIENLAKSFGSTAAIRGVSLEVPAGRVLGLLGPNGAGKTTLVRMVSTLVRPDSGRILVHGHDVVREATRVRPLIGLTGQYASVDEDISGWENLYLIARLFNLRGRKARARADEMLERFSLTEAGKRPVGGYSGGMRRRLDLAASLTGDPRVLVLDEPTTGLDPHSRNSLWAEVNRLAEQGTTVLLTTQYMEEAEALADSLVVIDSGRVIASGSTAELRARLGGQMLRIQPEEPGDLARIHQVLVTAGHTEATVMTDEGRLQLPLTGGGSQLTAVVRALGEADIPLASLHTHIPSLDEVFLKLTGPAAREPVAARSAA; this is encoded by the coding sequence ATGACCCCTGCCATCCGGATCGAGAATCTGGCGAAGAGCTTCGGCAGTACGGCGGCGATCCGGGGGGTCAGCCTGGAGGTTCCGGCCGGCCGGGTGCTCGGGCTGCTGGGCCCCAACGGCGCCGGCAAGACCACGCTGGTGCGCATGGTCTCCACGCTCGTCCGACCCGACAGCGGGCGCATCCTGGTGCACGGGCACGACGTCGTGCGCGAGGCCACCCGGGTGCGCCCGCTGATCGGACTCACCGGCCAGTACGCCTCGGTGGACGAGGACATCTCTGGCTGGGAGAACCTCTATCTCATCGCCCGGCTGTTCAACCTGCGCGGGCGCAAGGCCCGGGCCCGCGCCGACGAGATGCTGGAACGCTTCAGTCTGACCGAGGCCGGCAAGCGGCCCGTCGGCGGCTACTCGGGCGGGATGCGCCGCCGGCTCGACCTGGCGGCCAGCCTCACCGGCGACCCCCGCGTCCTGGTCCTCGACGAACCGACCACGGGCCTCGATCCGCACAGCCGCAACAGCCTCTGGGCGGAGGTGAACCGGCTCGCCGAACAGGGCACCACCGTGCTGCTCACCACCCAGTACATGGAGGAGGCGGAGGCGCTCGCCGACTCCCTGGTGGTGATCGACAGCGGCCGGGTCATCGCGTCCGGCTCCACCGCCGAGCTGCGGGCGCGCCTGGGCGGCCAGATGCTGCGGATCCAGCCGGAGGAGCCCGGCGACCTGGCGCGGATCCACCAGGTCCTGGTGACCGCGGGCCACACCGAGGCCACCGTCATGACGGACGAGGGACGACTCCAGCTGCCACTCACCGGCGGCGGCAGCCAACTCACCGCCGTCGTCCGCGCCCTCGGCGAAGCAGATATCCCGCTCGCCTCACTGCACACCCACATCCCGAGCCTTGACGAGGTCTTCCTCAAGCTCACCGGACCCGCGGCCAGGGAACCCGTCGCCGCTAGGAGCGCGGCATGA
- a CDS encoding ABC transporter permease: MSSLVRHSLALSRRNLRKSLASPGQVLDTALMPVVLSVIFIYAFGGAIAGNSADYRQYLMPGIMALNHTIVSRTAGIALNTDFSSGVMDRYRSMPVARSAVLIGRVSADSVRLLISQLAVFAFALLIGFRADNGLLPTLAAFGLLLLYGIALCWVNAFIGLAARSIDTVQSVSTIAMLPLQFGSSVFVAPDTMPSWLRIFVENNPMTQVVDASRNLMIGGPVAAHAQGALLWIAGLIAVFLPLSVWKYRSRV, from the coding sequence ATGAGTTCACTGGTACGTCACTCACTGGCGCTCTCGCGCCGCAACCTGCGCAAGTCGCTGGCCAGTCCGGGCCAGGTGCTGGACACCGCCCTGATGCCGGTCGTCCTCTCCGTGATCTTCATCTACGCCTTCGGCGGCGCCATCGCCGGGAACAGCGCGGACTACCGGCAGTATCTGATGCCGGGCATCATGGCGCTGAACCACACCATCGTCTCCCGCACCGCCGGCATCGCCCTCAACACCGACTTCTCCTCCGGGGTGATGGACCGCTACCGGTCGATGCCCGTCGCCCGCTCCGCGGTGCTCATCGGCCGGGTCTCGGCGGACTCGGTACGGCTGCTGATCAGCCAGCTGGCGGTCTTCGCCTTCGCCCTGCTCATCGGCTTCCGCGCGGACAACGGCCTGCTGCCCACCCTCGCGGCCTTCGGTCTGCTCCTGCTGTACGGGATCGCACTCTGCTGGGTGAACGCCTTCATCGGCCTGGCCGCCCGGAGCATCGACACGGTGCAGAGCGTGTCCACGATCGCCATGCTGCCGCTGCAGTTCGGCAGTTCGGTGTTCGTCGCCCCGGACACCATGCCCAGCTGGCTGCGGATCTTCGTGGAGAACAACCCGATGACCCAGGTCGTCGACGCGTCCCGCAACCTGATGATCGGCGGCCCGGTCGCGGCCCACGCCCAGGGCGCGCTGCTGTGGATCGCGGGGCTGATCGCGGTGTTCCTGCCGTTGTCTGTGTGGAAGTACCGGTCTCGGGTCTGA
- a CDS encoding helix-turn-helix domain-containing protein, producing the protein MNRNDLNPDASPEAAYGARLRSLREARGWTQEDLAERAEYSSVHVSAVENGRKPPTLRFSRSVDRVFGFEGTPDSFEREYREIKHGSLLEGFPEYVDYEGRAVEIRLYEVGVIPGLLQTPEYAATLEADAVRREAITPEQAEERVELVSRRQATLARTPSPLILAVLDESCIRRPLGDPAIMDAQFERLLKFAERPNTVLQVAPFSMGARRPFSLPITVLTMPDRSIMSYAESAQRGHLERDTRSVLPMLTAYHQLQAEALSQAAAVAMISKLRKGTP; encoded by the coding sequence TTGAATCGCAACGACTTGAACCCCGACGCCTCCCCTGAAGCGGCCTACGGAGCACGTTTACGCAGCCTGCGAGAGGCGCGCGGCTGGACTCAAGAGGACCTGGCCGAACGCGCGGAATATTCGAGCGTGCATGTTTCGGCCGTCGAAAATGGTCGGAAACCTCCGACTCTCCGGTTCTCGCGTAGCGTGGACCGTGTCTTCGGCTTTGAGGGCACACCGGACTCGTTCGAGCGTGAGTACCGCGAGATCAAGCACGGCAGCCTGTTGGAGGGGTTCCCGGAGTACGTCGACTACGAGGGCCGAGCAGTAGAGATCCGGCTGTACGAAGTAGGCGTCATTCCAGGTCTGCTCCAGACTCCGGAGTACGCGGCAACCCTGGAAGCTGACGCAGTTCGGCGGGAAGCCATCACACCCGAACAAGCCGAAGAACGCGTCGAGCTGGTGTCGCGAAGGCAAGCCACACTTGCCCGCACCCCGTCACCCTTGATTCTTGCGGTGCTTGACGAGAGTTGCATCCGCCGACCGCTGGGTGATCCCGCGATCATGGATGCTCAGTTCGAACGCTTGCTGAAGTTCGCCGAACGACCCAACACTGTATTACAGGTAGCGCCGTTCTCCATGGGCGCGCGGCGACCGTTCAGCCTGCCCATAACCGTACTCACCATGCCGGACCGCTCGATCATGTCGTATGCCGAGTCCGCGCAACGGGGGCATCTGGAACGGGATACGCGATCCGTGCTGCCGATGCTCACGGCCTACCATCAACTACAGGCCGAGGCGCTGTCGCAAGCGGCAGCCGTGGCGATGATCAGCAAGTTACGAAAGGGCACACCGTGA
- a CDS encoding DUF397 domain-containing protein, with translation MTTESPRWFKSSYSGNGGQCIEVAANIPGAVPVRDSKDPNGPALTFSANGWSSFVAAVKGGEFPA, from the coding sequence GTGACGACCGAATCCCCCCGTTGGTTCAAGTCCTCCTACAGCGGTAACGGTGGCCAGTGCATCGAGGTCGCCGCCAACATCCCCGGCGCCGTCCCCGTCCGCGACAGCAAGGACCCCAACGGCCCGGCTCTCACCTTCTCCGCGAACGGCTGGTCGTCGTTCGTCGCTGCCGTCAAGGGTGGGGAGTTCCCCGCCTGA